From the Saccharomycodes ludwigii strain NBRC 1722 chromosome I, whole genome shotgun sequence genome, one window contains:
- the TIF3 gene encoding Tif3p (similar to Saccharomyces cerevisiae YPR163C | TIF3 | Translation Initiation Factor) produces the protein MAPKKTIKMDLSTFLNDDSLGGGAWTEEEVDLNKINIKVGGDEPSPSAAARNIPADVSLGDWNHGKSSSLDPSREHRAPRTPRTVFAVPDEPPYKARISSLPLDVSEDGVKAWVEDGLNKKGAVELVEMPKHMDGKPKGSAFVTFYERADLEAALKFNGNRLNERNVYVEVAAPRSNFNGRGGRRNDDFDWGNARTGTGVLPEREQREPREPRRENFDWGKARSSVAALPEREQREPREPREFREPREPREPRRDDFDWGKARSSVATLPETTPREPRERKEPREPREPREPRRDDFDWGKARNNVISSKESEPREPREPREPREPREPREQKQDNLDWRKARSTVAHVPAASPKESKKDDLDLGTAKRTHATVPQKAIKKEQKQDDYDWGNMRGANLNKTNKKDFNAGNKKNQKQHQQGSEEKNEMAVQSSFAVLSVESDTDDKEEDTQESSQKEEMSKKKTGNPKGDEWVEVGKK, from the coding sequence ATGGctccaaaaaaaacaattaagaTGGATTTAAGCACCTTTTTGAATGATGATTCCTTAGGTGGTGGTGCTTGGACTGAGGAAGAAGTTgatttaaacaaaattaatatcaaaGTCGGTGGCGATGAACCTTCCCCTTCTGCTGCTGCTCGTAATATTCCAGCAGATGTCTCTTTAGGTGATTGGAACCATGGAAAAAGTTCTTCATTAGATCCATCTAGAGAACACCGTGCTCCACGTACTCCACGTACCGTGTTTGCAGTTCCAGATGAACCACCATATAAGGCTCGTATTTCAAGTTTGCCATTGGACGTTAGTGAAGATGGTGTTAAAGCTTGGGTTGAAGACggtttaaataaaaagggtGCTGTTGAACTGGTTGAAATGCCTAAACACATGGATGGCAAGCCAAAGGGTAGTGCCTTTGTTACTTTTTATGAAAGAGCTGATTTGGAAGCTGCATTAAAGTTTAACGGTAACAGATTAAACGAACGTAATGTTTATGTTGAAGTTGCCGCTCCAAGATCTAACTTTAACGGTAGAGGTGGCAGGAGAAATGATGACTTTGATTGGGGTAATGCTAGAACTGGTACTGGCGTTTTACCAGAAAGAGAACAAAGGGAACCAAGAGAACCAAGAAGAGAGAACTTTGATTGGGGTAAAGCTAGGAGTAGTGTTGCTGCTTTACCAGAAAGAGAACAAAGAGAACCAAGAGAGCCAAGAGAATTTAGAGAACCAAGAGAACCAAGAGAACCAAGAAGAGATGATTTTGATTGGGGGAAAGCTAGAAGTAGTGTTGCCACTTTACCAGAAACAACCCCAAGAGAGCCAAGGGAACGAAAGGAACCAAGAGAACCAAGAGAACCAAGAGAGCCAAGAAGAGATGACTTTGATTGGGGTAAAGCTAGAAATAATGTTATTTCTTCAAAAGAATCAGAGCCAAGGGAACCAAGAGAACCAAGAGAACCAAGGGAACCAAGGGAACCAAGAGAACAAAAACAAGACAACCTGGATTGGCGTAAAGCCAGAAGTACTGTTGCTCATGTACCAGCTGCTTCCCCAAaagaatcaaaaaaagatgacCTTGATTTAGGTACTGCAAAAAGAACACATGCTACTGTTCCTCAAAAAGCTataaaaaaggaacaaAAACAAGATGATTACGATTGGGGTAACATGAGAGGCGccaatttaaataaaacaaataagaAAGATTTTAACGCtggcaataaaaaaaatcaaaagcAACATCAACAAGGTtctgaagaaaaaaatgaaatggCTGTTCAGAGTTCATTCGCTGTTTTATCTGTTGAAAGTGATACTGACgataaagaagaagatacCCAAGAATCCTCacagaaagaagaaatgtctaaaaaaaagacaggTAATCCTAAAGGTGATGAATGGGTAGAAGTTGGTAAAAAATAA
- the ORC4 gene encoding origin recognition complex subunit 4 (similar to Saccharomyces cerevisiae YPR162C | ORC4 | Origin Recognition Complex (paralog of YLR453C | RIF2)), whose translation MTTKRKYTNTSTTTVDTTPLQNNKKPKNFNEKYIEELRIKLLEKNKEIPLYLLDSFNQVDTILKQTVITKENHSAILVGPRANYKTLSIETSLNNLKQKYNDQFIVIKLNGIIHTEESAISSMATQLELQLQKLRGDSFSLYFEEELAEREKALDKNSEAVNLDYKLNNGSLIDIFQRFLQIMNYKSTDTRHKREKVSMVFIFDEIDSFAGPVRQTLLYNLFDMVEGSQISFCIIGCTTKINIMEFLEKRVKSRFSNRIIYFPKPANYKEFTDSVFHLLKIKDATNEAEQCWNQKLFEQINISCSPLNNLIKKNFDSTKDIRKFFNLFQVVFTKYTFPSFQISDLSLIEKFDKNRLKSGLTSRVKSLSDLELSILIAAARVSIKTNDNVNFNLVYDEYSSLLTSINASIPSVFGGMDIDKTYKKWNKQDIKNVWENLLDLNFLVEKGALGIRESALQAFVASNYHTIQSSVSFDLRNLNVLVTLQELRRIIPSSSLLYQWTTL comes from the coding sequence ATGAcaacaaaaaggaaatataCTAATACATCAACTACAACGGTGGACACAACTCCTCtccaaaacaataaaaaaccaaaaaacttcaatgaaaaatatatagaaGAATTAAGGATAAAATTACTAGAAAAGAACAAAGAAATACCATTATATCTACTAGACTCTTTTAACCAGGTAGATaccattttaaaacaaactGTAATAACCAAAGAAAATCATTCGGCTATTTTAGTAGGGCCCAGGGCTAATTATAAGACATTATCCATAGAGACTTCCCTAAACAATTTAAAGCAAAAATACAATGATCAATTTATTGTAATTAAGTTGAACGGAATTATTCATACGGAAGAAAGTGCGATTAGCAGTATGGCAACCCAATTAGAATTACAActacaaaaattaagagGTGATTCTTttagtttatattttgaagaagaattggctgagagagaaaaagctttagataaaaatagcGAGGCAGTAAACTTGGAttacaaattaaataatggGTCATTAATTGACATTTTCCAAAGATTTTTACAGATTATGAACTACAAATCTACCGACACTCGTCataaaagggaaaaagtCTCAAtggttttcatttttgatGAAATAGATTCTTTTGCTGGCCCAGTTAGACAAACTTTGTTATATAACTTATTTGATATGGTGGAAGGCTCCCAAATTTCCTTTTGTATAATAGGTTgcacaacaaaaataaatattatggAGTTTTTGGAGAAGCGAGTAAAGAGCAGGTTTTCTAATCGaatcatttattttcctAAACCTGCTAATTATAAAGAGTTTACTGATAgtgtttttcatttattgaaaattaaagatgCAACGAATGAAGCAGAACAGTGCTGGAATCAAAAACTGTTTGAACAAATTAATATCTCTTGTTCACCACTGAATAacttgataaaaaaaaactttgacTCAACGAAGGAtattagaaaattttttaatctatTTCAAGTAGTTTTCACCAAATATACTTTTCCAAGTTTCCAAATCTCTGACTTAAGtttaatagaaaaatttgataaaaaccGATTAAAAAGCGGACTAACTTCTAGAGTTAAATCTTTATCAGATTTGGAGCTTTCCATTTTGATTGCTGCTGCTAGGGTATCAATTAAAACCAATGACAATgtcaattttaatttagttTATGATGAATATTCATCATTGCTTACTTCTATAAATGCTTCAATACCAAGTGTTTTTGGAGGTATGGATATAGATAAAACTTACAAAAAATGGAACAAacaagatattaaaaatgtttggGAAAATCTATTAGACTTGAATTTTTTGGTAGAAAAAGGTGCATTGGGCATAAGGGAGAGTGCATTACAAGCTTTTGTTGCTTCAAATTATCATACAATACAATCATCAGTTTCATTTGATCTAAGAAATTTAAATGTGCTGGTTACTTTACAAGAGCTGAGAAGAATAATACCTTCTTCATCTTTGCTATATCAATGGACTACATTATAG
- the SGV1 gene encoding cyclin-dependent serine/threonine protein kinase SGV1 (similar to Saccharomyces cerevisiae YPR161C | SGV1 | Suppressor of Gpa1-Val50 mutation): protein MDNTQLKGETKNNIATPSSSISQTLPSNSSTTPTVTSSSVTATNPDNHDKPLPNPLPTTSSAFKYKIGKIRQTPPILKDIKTGLEYIKLNPRPNYKLYGVTKFSNCYKSDSLLGKGTFGEVYKGTHLETQRTVAIKKLIINAESDVFPITAEREIVILKQLNHKNVIKLIELIYDASPDTDKNGNSAIQRETKTHYNSHFPHYQRQQQQQQQQQEQQHVTGNHNNFSSSPSMKKSFYMVLPYMIADLSGILHNPRITLELCDIKNMMLQILEGVNYIHCCKYMHRDIKTANILIDHRGVLKIADFGLARVYYGPPPNLRFPGGAGFNAQYTSVVVTRWYRAPELVLGDKHYTTAVDMWGVGCVFAEFFIKKPILQGSTDPDQGHEIFKLLGTPTFQDWPTAKYLPGKTLIEKTSYPSTLTQTYSKYLDDHGLDFLNKLLCLDPYKRITAMAAKSHKFFNTEPLPSKELKSPSEESHEADIARFNKERLVQEESFKRERKKEQDMAKPLNLPVAPRSNGSNFTKKENLELPSSFPSKDKSTLKDYQSRNKSNDKVGGCASKDIPMQHINNDYVLPKGRYNNKKENINKIGDQNKKTYNNPQGFKFKLGQEITKYNQKVANNFSRPPTNTRYSNSYHNKNPSENTSEVTISKPVSKPTAFKKNGLSLNNNTGVSTTNARHSQSVGNLNGRSSYRNKNGNSVNYLNDSVNFRALRTDTYTSSSNSNEVQFSSHKINTERTSSTTNSVSSNINVRVNINEAQSNEEKKNDQKSRSNAKKMEGTDIVDYY from the coding sequence ATGGATAACACGCAATTAAAAGGAGAaaccaaaaacaatattgcTACACCTTCATCCTCTATTTCCCAGACATTACCATCAAATTCATCTACAACGCCCACAGTTACTTCCTCCTCTGTAACTGCCACAAATCCAGACAACCACGATAAACCACTACCGAATCCACTTCCAACAACTTCTTCCGCatttaaatacaaaattgGTAAAATTAGACAAACACCCCCAATCTTGAAAGATATCAAAACGGGTTtagaatatattaaattgaaTCCCAGGCCAAACTATAAATTATATGGTGTTACCAAATTTTCTAATTGTTACAAAAGCGATTCACTTCTAGGTAAGGGCACTTTTGGTGAAGTTTATAAAGGCACCCATTTAGAAACCCAAAGGACAGTagcaattaaaaaattgattattAATGCGGAATCAGATGTTTTCCCAATTACTGCTGAACGTGAAATTgtgattttaaaacaattaaatcaTAAAAATGTGATAAAATTGATTGAATTAATTTATGATGCTTCACCTGACACTGACAAAAATGGCAATTCTGCTATACAGAGAGAAACAAAAACACACTATAATTCACATTTCCCCCATTATCAacgacaacaacaacaacaacaacaacaacaagaacaacaacatgTAACTGGcaatcataataatttttcctCCTCCCCCTCTATGAAAAAGTCTTTTTACATGGTTTTGCCATATATGATTGCTGATCTATCAGGGATTTTGCATAATCCACGTATAACTTTGGAACTCTGtgatatcaaaaatatgatGCTACAAATTTTAGAAGGTGTAAATTACATTCATTGCTGTAAGTATATGCATAGAGACATCAAAACAgcaaatattttgattgATCATAGAGGTGTCTTGAAAATTGCTGACTTTGGCTTAGCAAGAGTTTATTATGGACCACCTCCTAATTTGAGGTTCCCAGGTGGTGCTGGCTTTAATGCTCAATATACAAGTGTAGTTGTCACGCGTTGGTATAGGGCACCAGAATTAGTGTTAGGTGACAAACATTACACTACTGCTGTCGATATGTGGGGTGTTGGTTGTGTTTTTGCGGagtttttcattaaaaaaccAATTTTGCAAGGTTCGACGGACCCTGACCAAGGCCatgaaatttttaaattattgggTACACCTACCTTTCAAGACTGGCCAACAGCCAAATATTTACCCGGTAAAACATTGATTGAGAAAACTTCATACCCTTCAACTTTAACTCAAACATACAGCAAATATTTAGATGACCATGGATTGGACTTTTTAAATAAGTTATTATGTTTAGATCcatataaaagaataacTGCCATGGCTGCTAAATCGCACAAGTTCTTTAATACAGAACCCTTACCCTCAAAAGAGTTGAAATCACCCAGTGAAGAAAGTCACGAGGCTGATATTGCAAGATTCAACAAAGAAAGGCTCGTACAAGAAGAAAGCTTTAAAAGggagagaaaaaaggaacagGATATGGCAAAACCACTAAATCTCCCCGTTGCACCAAGGTCAAATGGCAGTAATTTCACAAAGAAGGAAAATCTGGAGCTTCCCTCTTCTTTTCCTTCAAAAGATAAAAGCACTTTGAAAGATTATCAAAGTAGAAACAAAAGTAATGACAAAGTTGGTGGCTGTGCCTCTAAAGATATTCCCATGCAGCACATTAATAATGACTATGTTTTACCTAAAGGAAgatacaataataaaaaggaaaacattaataaaattggcgaccaaaataaaaaaacatataataatCCTCAAGGATTCAAATTTAAACTAGGTCAGgaaattacaaaatataatcaGAAAGTTGCTAATAATTTCAGCAGACCACCTACTAATACAAGATACTCTAATAGCtatcataataaaaatccTAGCGAGAATACCAGCGAAGTTACCATTTCAAAACCTGTAAGTAAGCCTACTgcattcaaaaaaaatggtctTAGCctcaataataacaccGGTGTTAGCACTACCAACGCCAGGCACTCACAATCTGTAGGAAATTTAAATGGAAGATCTTCTTacagaaacaaaaatgggAATAGTgtcaattatttaaatgattCTGTAAACTTTAGGGCCTTAAGAACAGACACTTACACTAGTAGTTCAAACTCAAATGAGGTTCAATTTTCCTCccacaaaataaatactgAGCGCACATCTAGTACTACCAATAGTGTTAGTAGTAATATCAACGTTAGAGTAAATATTAACGAAGCCCAATCTaatgaagaaaagaaaaatgatcAAAAAAGTAGAAGCAATGCAAAGAAAATGGAAGGAACAGATATagttgattattattaa
- the SST2 gene encoding GTPase-activating protein SST2 (similar to Saccharomyces cerevisiae YLR452C | SST2 | SuperSensiTive) produces the protein MLKMAINPTNSTSSSDILPKKLEPSSSSSSTSSSVTSLEAAPVSEPFNKNSTLHEVASKHFKRTPKGLLFTKDIKDVYSLLLLCLDLTAKPFKKSKNLFSNLTQNNKYPYSFYLTDAIEVMKNLKITVDTHSTAMSILYSINEEFSYQLIKIFTKAKLLHSPADRTRSEPKEKVILQPTPKGVAILQKYVRDIGLKELPSIIYSNLNSMELFTFERSSLTDSIVYSQSFVQILFAKVFGPKPNYWSPSNPDDSLPTLLYLLSCTDDTFTFEDIRPSLLSIVGEQCDGINGDLNGQNNQNVKSNVHISTSKMSASVLKQPSSLSSETVSMDDATRVSPLTHRFFTNPNSDSHVQYYVSSCGLRLLRNLSTDNEHESANSNTKNDDGNGDGNITIDCAFSTKALWQWLMDCTDIIYTKEAISIASLFLKYGLIVPLHSLNGTKKRKFVISKNIYYTFSKLGWEKVNWAEQAYIENKNGVKVSYADQSGINGSNGGLAKCNIKNKNIGEHENIGLTGPLVDSSKKSQIANSGRNAGSDANINCIMKNISKNVNFVHKNLSTILSDPGLRYLFRVHLEKELCVENLDCYIEIKRFLNRMVQLEKLVDSRNKNKALRFQKQKMSLENITPSRLPSKKKKSQKPIKNILSETINAALVKQVNECLSIAYHIYSTYITIGAPHQLNLDYSLREGVTAVILHPNSPISTSNVTELQVLKDFTSTNSSPIRPKDPTKTSIFDIELKSLEKRQEKRELTKGNFFNSPKLSEQRKYDGTISLHIDEPPVAASSFLKNLCSTPTDSLVSNTLQVLQSLKPLYDEILEKVYKMMEFDSLPKFIESNSLKDSLPR, from the coding sequence atgctAAAAATGGCTATTAATCCTACTAATTCCACAAGTAGTAGTGACAttcttccaaaaaaattagaaccTAGTTCATCTTCCTCTTCAACTTCATCCTCAGTGACCTCACTTGAAGCGGCACCAGTATCTGAGCCTTTCAATAAAAACTCAACATTGCATGAAGTAGCTTCGAAGCATTTTAAAAGAACACCAAAGGGTTTACTTTTTACAAAAGATATCAAAGACGTATATTCCTTACTATTGTTGTGTTTAGATTTAACAGCGAAGCCATTTAAAAAgtcaaaaaatttattttcgaATTTGAcccaaaataataaatatccATACTCTTTCTATTTAACAGATGCAATTGAAGTTATGAAGAATCTAAAAATTACCGTAGACACGCATTCTACTGCAATGTCCATTTTATATTCAATTAATGAGGAGTTTTCTTATCAGTTgatcaaaatatttacaaaagCAAAACTATTACACAGTCCAGCCGACCGAACCAGGAGTGAACCAAAGGAGAAAGTTATTTTACAGCCAACACCAAAAGGCGTTGctatattacaaaaatatgtaAGAGATATTGGATTAAAGGAACTACCCtcaattatttattcaaattTGAATTCCATGGAACTATTTACTTTTGAAAGAAGTTCTTTAACGGATAGTATTGTTTACAGTCAAAGTTTCGtacaaattttatttgcCAAAGTTTTTGGTCCAAAACCAAACTATTGGTCGCCCTCCAACCCAGACGACTCGTTGCCGACgttgttatatttattatcatgtACCGACGACACTTTTACTTTTGAAGATATCAGACCTTCGCTATTATCAATTGTAGGTGAACAATGCGACGGAATTAATGGCGATTTAAATGGCCAAAACAATCAGAACGTTAAGTCAAATGTCCATATATCGACATCCAAAATGTCTGCAAGCGTTTTAAAACAACCTTCCTCGTTATCATCAGAAACAGTGAGCATGGATGACGCTACTAGAGTTTCTCCATTGACACATCGGTTTTTTACCAATCCGAATTCTGATTCTCATGTACAATATTATGTTTCCTCGTGTGGTCTACGGTTATTAAGGAATTTAAGCACTGATAATGAACATGAAAGTGCAAATTCCAATACCAAGAATGATGATGGTAATGGTGATGGAAACATCACGATAGATTGTGCTTTCAGCACCAAAGCATTGTGGCAATGGTTAATGGACTGTACTGACATTATTTACACCAAGGAAGCAATATCCATTgcatctttatttttaaaatatggGTTGATTGTCCCACTTCATTCTTTGAATggtacaaaaaaaagaaaatttgttataagtaaaaacatttattaCACATTTAGTAAATTGGGTTGGGAAAAAGTCAATTGGGCAGAGCAGGCCTatattgaaaacaaaaatggaGTTAAGGTTTCATACGCTGATCAAAGCGGTATTAATGGTTCTAATGGGGGTTTAGCAAAATgtaacattaaaaataagaatattgGTGAACATGAAAACATAGGTTTAACTGGGCCTCTTGTTGATAGTAGCAAGAAGAGTCAAATTGCAAATTCGGGGAGAAATGCAGGTAGTGATGCTAATATCAATTgtataatgaaaaatatttcaaaaaatgtAAACTTTGTACATAAAAACCTGTCAACGATACTAAGTGATCCTGGGTTGCGTTACTTATTCCGAGTACATTTGGAGAAAGAACTGTGTGTGGAAAATTTAGATTGTTATATcgaaataaaaagatttttgaACAGAATGGTTCAGTTAGAAAAACTAGTGGACTCGaggaacaaaaataaagcttTGCGATTtcagaaacaaaaaatgagtttggaaaatattacaCCTAGCAGGTTGCccagtaaaaaaaaaaaaagtcagaagccaatcaaaaatattttatcagAAACTATCAATGCGGCCTTAGTAAAACAAGTCAATGAATGTCTTTCTATCGCCTACCACATATATTCTACttatattactattggtGCCCCACATCAGCTTAATTTAGATTATTCCCTAAGAGAAGGTGTTACGGCTGTTATATTGCATCCAAATTCACCGATATCAACTTCTAACGTGACTGAGCTTCAAGTACTAAAAGATTTTACTAGTACTAATAGTTCTCCTATAAGGCCAAAAGACCCCACAAAAACGtcaatttttgatattgaATTAAAATCACTTGAAAAAAGGCAGGAAAAGAGAGAATTGACTAAAGGTaactttttcaattctCCAAAACTTTCagaacaaagaaaatatgaTGGTACAATCTCTCTTCATATTGATGAACCACCAGTGGCTGCATCatcatttttgaaaaatttgtgTTCTACGCCAACTGACAGTTTGGTTTCCAACACTCTGCAAGTTTTGCAGTCTTTAAAACCATTATATGACgaaatattagaaaaagtatataaaatgATGGAGTTTGATTCTTTGCCCAAATTTATAGAAtcaaattctttaaaaGACTCGTTACCCCGATAA